The following are from one region of the Quercus robur chromosome 1, dhQueRobu3.1, whole genome shotgun sequence genome:
- the LOC126702055 gene encoding uncharacterized protein LOC126702055: MVDFTIDLEIHVGRCFMEEPIIQYVGGSVRLLTEIDPDKLSYFEIRDLCHLVGAPKEHSRYKYLIPDGDLQHDLKDTETDTNVVNMTNLHKAWYAEKIIIYTDIDVEPLAVEYPDAGGVADGGIGGDGGGVADGVGGHAGGDVSGDAARVKIELDNVEDVDIDARDEEQNVEGDDDDDDDDWLSEGLEGDGFGDDVFAAQNSAPQVPESSNAPYTDPEWAEPALEDDLVSMDGSDDEQVPEQVEFNAKSDMRNVVLKKEMKFPNAKVFRTALREYAIKKPIDIKFKLNERTKISVHCKNGCGWRCYASQISGELTFQIKTLTDDCTCPKSFKSSQATSAYVAKRFIEDFSKNPNWEVRGVHNHVMQNLSVDLSVNQVYRSKRKAKDLINGDEQLQYGVLRNYAQMITTVDKGSRVILQTEMVEETSQPKFKRMYVRFNAQKVGFLGGCRPFIGLDGCHIKHRFGGQILSTTTNDANDNIFLVAMTVVEQETRLSWIWFLEIFADDIGRPEELQLVFISDRQKGLIPAIETLFPTVEHRYYVKHIYNNFKVDHKGLELKDALWRCAVATTVREFERCMQYIRDLDEKAYEYLTNIAPAQWTRSHFTPRALTDCLVNNLSESFNAMILKSRDKPILTMLEWIRVRLMTRLYTKREGIQKYAGKLCPSIQDRLEKLKVESKAFSTTPAGSFLYEVGSQYERHVVDLVKKTCSCRSWDLNSIPCKHVITVIYTNIETPEDYTHPCYFKKTYMKIYKEVLPPMPGQSKWAEIGQPALLAPHIYKPPGRPSKQRKKASDEPRNPYKASRQNRPVRCGKCKKE; encoded by the exons ATGGTTGACTTCACAATTGACCTTGAAATTCATGTTGGGAGATGTTTTATGGAGGAGCCAATCATACAATATGTGGGTGGGTCTGTACGTTTACTGACAGAGATTGACCCTGACAAGTTGAGTTACTTTGAAATTCGGGATTTATGCCATCTAGTTGGTGCTCCTAAGGAACACAGTAGATATAAGTATTTAATTCCTGATGGTGATCTACAACATGATTTAAAAGACACAGAAACAGATACAAATGTCGTAAACATGACTAACCTTCATAAGGCATGGTATGCtgaaaaaatcataatctaTACTGACATAGATGTGGAGCCATTGGCAGTTGAGTATCCTGATGCAGGGGGAGTGGCAGATGGTGGTATAGGTGGTGATGGAGGGGGAGTGGCAGATGGTGTAGGTGGTCATGCAGGTGGTGATGTAAGTGGTGATGCAGCAAGGGTTAAAATAGAATTagata atgttgaggaTGTTGACATTGATGCAAGAGATGAAGAACAGAATGTtgaaggagatgatgatgatgatgatgatgattggctAAGTGAAGGCCTAGAGGGGGATGGCTTTGGTGATGATGTATTTGCTGCTCAAAACTCAGCTCCACAAG tcccagaatcaagcaatgcacccTACACAGACCCTGAGTGGGCTGAGCCAGCCCTTGAGGATGACCTGGTAAGCATGGATGGGTCTGATGATGAGCAGGTACCTGAGCAAGTAGAGTTTAATGCTAAGAGTGACATGAGAAATGTTGTACtgaagaaggagatgaagttCCCTAATGCAAAGGTGTTCAGAACTGCTTTGAGGGAGTATGCAATCAAAAAACCTATTGACatcaaattcaagcttaatgagaGGACCAAGATATCAGTTCACTGCAAGAATGGGTGTGGGTGGAGATGTTATGCATCTCAAATAAGTGGAGAgctaacatttcaaattaagACCTTGACTGATGACTGTACTTGTCCCAAGTCTTTCAAAAGCAGCCAAGCAACATCAGCTTATGTTGCTAAGAGGTTCATTgaggattttagcaaaaatccaaattgggaGGTGAGGGGTGTACACAACCATGTGATGCAAAATTTATCTGTTGACTTAAGTGTAAACCAAGTGTATAGGTCAAAGAGAAAGGCAAAGGATTTGATAAATGGAGATGAGCAACTGCAATATGGTGTCCTTAGGAATTATGCACAAATGATAACCACTGTAGACAAGGGGAGTAGGGTTATACTGCAGACAGAAATGGTTGAGGAGACTTCCCAGCCAAAATTTAAAAGGATGTATGTTAGGTTCAATGCTCAAAAGGTAGGATTTTTAGGTGGATGCAGGCCATTTATAGGTTTAGATGGTTGTCACATAAAGCACAGATTTGGTGGGCAAATCTTATCTACCACTACCAATGATGCaaatgacaacatttttctaGTAGCCATGACTGTTGTGGAACAAGAAACCAGGTTGTcttggatatggtttttggaaatttttgctgatgatatagggaggccagaGGAGCTTCAGTTGGTCTTCATTTCTGATAGGCAAAAG GGGCTTATACCTGCAATAGAGACACTATTCCCTACCGTGGAGCATAGATACTATGTGAAACACatctacaacaatttcaaagttGATCACAAGGGATTGGAGCTGAAGGATGCATTGTGGAGGTGTGCTGTTGCCACAACAGTAAGGGAGTTTGAGAGATGCATGCAGTACATAagggatttggatgaaaaggcATATGAGTATCTTACAAACATTGCACCTGCACAGTGGACAAGGTCACACTTCACTCCTAGGGCCTTAACAGATTGTTTGGTAAATAATTTGAGTGAGTCTTTTAATGCAATGATATTGAAGTCTAGGGACAAGCCTATCTTGACAATGTTGGAGTGGATTAGGGTTAGACTTATGACTAGACTTTACACAAAAAGGGAAGGGATACAGAAATATGCTGGAAAGTTGTGTCCAAGCATACAAGATAGGTTGGAGAAATTGAAGGTTGAAAGTAAGGCATTTAGTACTACCCCAGCTGGTAGTTTCCTTTATGAGGTAGGCAGTCAGTATGAGAGGCATGTAGTTGATTTGGTGAAGAAGACATGTAGCTGTAGGTCTTGGGATTTAAATAGCATTCCCTGCAAACATGTCATAACAGTCATTTATACAAACATTGAGACACCAGAAGACTATACCCACCCATGCTACTTCAAAAAAACTTACATGAAGATATATAAGGAGGTACTTCCTCCCATGCCTGGCCAGTCAAAATGGGCTGAGATTGGACAGCCTGCTCTCCTGGCACCTCACATATACAAACCACCAGGCAGACCATCCAAGCAAAGAAAGAAGGCATCTGATGAGCCTAGGAACCCTTACAAAGCAAGTAGACAGAACAGACCTGTAAGATGTGGGAAATGCAAAAAGGAATGA
- the LOC126702134 gene encoding uncharacterized protein LOC126702134, whose translation MDQIKNEPYFWWPNKMRGDSSRKNQNLYYTYHKDKGHNTELCRVLKDHLEQLVKAGYLKEFVVDPRNQEARPGTRPRGNPLPLSLGVIEVIYAGSRGTLVSKRRGVLAMVPPEGCPGEQPSKRKLKFTREPIAFNDDDLKETIQSYDDTLVVTARINGFIVKKGIDRSGEWC comes from the coding sequence AtggatcaaataaaaaatgagccATACTTTTGGTGGCCAAACAAGATGAGGGGTGACTCGTCAAGGAAAAATCAGAACCTGTACTATACTTACCATAAAGATAAGGGGCATAACACCGAACTATGTAGGGTGTTAAAAGATCATCTAGAGCAGTTAGTAAAGGCGGGGTATTTGAAAGAATTTGTAGTGGACCCGAGAAATCAGGAAGCCAGGCCGGGTACTCGACCTCGAGGGAATCCTCTCCCACTCTCATTGGGAGTGATAGAAGTCATCTACGCAGGTTCAAGGGGTACCTTGGTGTCCAAGAGGAGAGGGGTATTGGCCATGGTGCCGCCAGAAGGTTGCCCAGGCGAACAACCTTCCAAAAGGAAGTTGAAGTTCACTCGGGAGCCTATTGCCTTCAATGACGACGATTTAAAAGAAACGATTCAATCGTACGACGATACCTTGGTGGTTACAGCCCGGATAAATGGTTTCATAGTGAAAAAGGGTATTGATAGATCAGGGGAGTGGTGCTAA
- the LOC126731990 gene encoding uncharacterized protein LOC126731990 isoform X2 → MDKGFWMSKGAGHVNDVDPTFDNTSRIEPKRSHQWFVDAPETELFPNKKQAVQAPNNKSSSGMSNANIPSWENASSFHSVPSQFNYRFFGSETVRPVNFAERNIVVETENPNVRRKSMDDQFGEDASVGLSISHAMEDPETCLTYGGIRKVKVNQVKDCDNGVHMPKGHGSNGENISHLSSGQAYNRESEAGFASIGQPYNQDDNVTLMGHAYNRGDANIRSTGPTFGNEDGNSISMGDTYGKGEANIISFGGFPDEQDIIPVGRPVSNYDLLYTQSSVQTLETAHEKESDQTNANTVLSATPAAKLRPESVSKNKPEFKTSRKEAPNSFPSNVRSLISTGMLDGVPVKYVSLAREELRGIIKGSGYLCGCQSCNFSKVLNAYEFERHAGCKTKHPNNHIYFENGKTIYQIVQELRSTPESLLFDAIQTVFGAPINQKSFRIWKESFQAATRELQRIYGKEELNI, encoded by the exons ATG GACAAGGGATTTTGGATGTCAAAGGGTGCTGGACATGTAAACGACGTAGACCCAACATTTGATAATACTTCCAGAATTGAACCAAAGCGATCACATCAATGGTTTGTAGATGCTCCTGAAACAGAGCTGTTCCCTAACAAGAAGCAAGCAGTGCAAGCTCCAAACAACAAATCAAGTTCAGGAATGTCAAATGCTAATATTCCTTCTTGGGAGAATGCCTCAAGTTTTCATTCAGTCCCAAGCCAGTTCAATTACCGCTTTTTTGGATCTGAAACAGTGAGGCCTGTCAATTTTGCTGAAAGGAATATTGTTGTTGAAACAGAGAATCCAAATGTGAGAAGAAAGAGTATGGATGACCAATTTGGAGAAGACGCGTCTGTTGGTTTGTCCATATCTCATGCTATGGAAGATCCTGAAACATGTCTTACCTATGGTGGAATAAGAAAGGTCAAAGTCAATCAAGTTAAGGATTGTGATAATGGGGTGCATATGCCAAAGGGACACGGTTCTAATGGGGAAAATATCAGTCACCTGTCTTCAGGTCAGGCCTATAACAGAGAAAGTGAAGCTGGTTTTGCATCAATAGGGCAGCCTTATAACCAGGATGACAATGTTACTTTAATGGGTCATGCCTACAATAGGGGAGATGCCAATATCAGATCGACAGGTCCCACCTTTGGAAATGAAGATGGTAATTCCATTTCAATGGGTGACACGTACGGTAAGGGGGAAGCTAATATAATATCTTTTGGCGGGTTTCCTGATGAACAAGATATTATCCCTGTGGGAAGGCCAGTCAGCAACTATGATTTATTATACACTCAGTCTTCAGTTCAAACATTAGAAACAGCCCACGAGAAAGAATCGGATCAAACAAATGCCAATACAGTTCTTAGTGCCACTCCAGCAGCTAAATTAAGACCTGAATCTGTTTCTAAGAATAAGCCAGAATTCAAAACATCAAGGAAAGAAGCTCCAAACAGCTTCCCCTCTAATGTTAGAAGCTTGATCTCAACAGGCATGCTTGATGGTGTTCCTGTGAAGTATGTGTCCTTGGCACGGGAG GAGCTTCGTGGAATTATAAAAGGTTCTGGATATCTTTGTGGGTGTCAGTCATGCAATTTTTCTAAG GTGCTGAATGCTTATGAGTTTGAGCGCCATGCTGGTTGTAAAacaaaacatccaaacaatCACATATACTTCGAGAATGGAAAGACTATCTATCAGATTGTACAAGAATTAAGAAGCACGCCTGAGAGTTTGTTGTTTGATGCGATTCAGACTGTTTTTGGAGCACCTATTAATCAGAAGTCCTTTCGCATTTGGAAAG AATCATTTCAAGCTGCAACTCGCGAGCTTCAGCGTATATATGGAAAGGAAGAACTGAATATATAG
- the LOC126732016 gene encoding ras-related protein RABE1c, with translation MAAPPARARADYDYLIKLLLIGDSGVGKSCLLLRFSDGSFTTSFITTIGIDFKIRTIELDGKRIKLQIWDTAGQERFRTITTAYYRGAMGILLVYDVTDESSFNNIRNWIRNIEQHASDNVNKILVGNKADMDESKRAVPTSKGQALADEYGIKFFETSAKTNLNVEQVFFSIARDIKQRLADTDSRAEPTTIRINQPDQAAGAGQAAQKSACCGS, from the exons ATGGCTGCTCCACCGGCAAGAGCTCGGGCCGATTACGATTACCTCATAAAACTGTTATTGATCGGCGACAGTG GTGTGGGTAAGAGTTGCCTTCTTTTACGTTTctcagatggctccttcaccaCTAGTTTCATCACTACCATTGG CATCGATTTTAAGATTAGAACCATTGAACTTGATGGAAAACGGATCAAACTGCAAATTTGGGACACTGCTGGTCAGGAGCGGTTCCGAACAATCACAACTG CTTATTATCGGGGAGCCATGGGTATTTTGCTTGTCTACGATGTGACTGATGAATCATCTTTCAACA ATATTAGGAATTGGATTCGCAACATTGAACAGCATGCTTCAGATAATGTCAACAAGATACTGGTAGGGAACAAGGCTGACATGGATGAAAGCAAAAGG GCTGTGCCTACATCCAAGGGCCAAGCACTTGCTGATGAGTATGGAATCAAGTTCTTTGAAACT AGTGCAAAGACAAATCTAAATGTGGAGCAAGTTTTCTTTTCGATAGCAAGGGATATAAAGCAAAGGCTTGCAGACACAGACTCTAGGGCCGAG CCTACAACCATTAGGATCAATCAACCAGACCAGGCAGCTGGAGCTGGTCAAGCTGCCCAAAAATCAGCTTGCTGTGGATCTTAA
- the LOC126731990 gene encoding uncharacterized protein LOC126731990 isoform X1: MSLQDKGFWMSKGAGHVNDVDPTFDNTSRIEPKRSHQWFVDAPETELFPNKKQAVQAPNNKSSSGMSNANIPSWENASSFHSVPSQFNYRFFGSETVRPVNFAERNIVVETENPNVRRKSMDDQFGEDASVGLSISHAMEDPETCLTYGGIRKVKVNQVKDCDNGVHMPKGHGSNGENISHLSSGQAYNRESEAGFASIGQPYNQDDNVTLMGHAYNRGDANIRSTGPTFGNEDGNSISMGDTYGKGEANIISFGGFPDEQDIIPVGRPVSNYDLLYTQSSVQTLETAHEKESDQTNANTVLSATPAAKLRPESVSKNKPEFKTSRKEAPNSFPSNVRSLISTGMLDGVPVKYVSLAREELRGIIKGSGYLCGCQSCNFSKVLNAYEFERHAGCKTKHPNNHIYFENGKTIYQIVQELRSTPESLLFDAIQTVFGAPINQKSFRIWKESFQAATRELQRIYGKEELNI, encoded by the exons ATG TCTTTGCAGGACAAGGGATTTTGGATGTCAAAGGGTGCTGGACATGTAAACGACGTAGACCCAACATTTGATAATACTTCCAGAATTGAACCAAAGCGATCACATCAATGGTTTGTAGATGCTCCTGAAACAGAGCTGTTCCCTAACAAGAAGCAAGCAGTGCAAGCTCCAAACAACAAATCAAGTTCAGGAATGTCAAATGCTAATATTCCTTCTTGGGAGAATGCCTCAAGTTTTCATTCAGTCCCAAGCCAGTTCAATTACCGCTTTTTTGGATCTGAAACAGTGAGGCCTGTCAATTTTGCTGAAAGGAATATTGTTGTTGAAACAGAGAATCCAAATGTGAGAAGAAAGAGTATGGATGACCAATTTGGAGAAGACGCGTCTGTTGGTTTGTCCATATCTCATGCTATGGAAGATCCTGAAACATGTCTTACCTATGGTGGAATAAGAAAGGTCAAAGTCAATCAAGTTAAGGATTGTGATAATGGGGTGCATATGCCAAAGGGACACGGTTCTAATGGGGAAAATATCAGTCACCTGTCTTCAGGTCAGGCCTATAACAGAGAAAGTGAAGCTGGTTTTGCATCAATAGGGCAGCCTTATAACCAGGATGACAATGTTACTTTAATGGGTCATGCCTACAATAGGGGAGATGCCAATATCAGATCGACAGGTCCCACCTTTGGAAATGAAGATGGTAATTCCATTTCAATGGGTGACACGTACGGTAAGGGGGAAGCTAATATAATATCTTTTGGCGGGTTTCCTGATGAACAAGATATTATCCCTGTGGGAAGGCCAGTCAGCAACTATGATTTATTATACACTCAGTCTTCAGTTCAAACATTAGAAACAGCCCACGAGAAAGAATCGGATCAAACAAATGCCAATACAGTTCTTAGTGCCACTCCAGCAGCTAAATTAAGACCTGAATCTGTTTCTAAGAATAAGCCAGAATTCAAAACATCAAGGAAAGAAGCTCCAAACAGCTTCCCCTCTAATGTTAGAAGCTTGATCTCAACAGGCATGCTTGATGGTGTTCCTGTGAAGTATGTGTCCTTGGCACGGGAG GAGCTTCGTGGAATTATAAAAGGTTCTGGATATCTTTGTGGGTGTCAGTCATGCAATTTTTCTAAG GTGCTGAATGCTTATGAGTTTGAGCGCCATGCTGGTTGTAAAacaaaacatccaaacaatCACATATACTTCGAGAATGGAAAGACTATCTATCAGATTGTACAAGAATTAAGAAGCACGCCTGAGAGTTTGTTGTTTGATGCGATTCAGACTGTTTTTGGAGCACCTATTAATCAGAAGTCCTTTCGCATTTGGAAAG AATCATTTCAAGCTGCAACTCGCGAGCTTCAGCGTATATATGGAAAGGAAGAACTGAATATATAG